A genome region from Tistrella bauzanensis includes the following:
- the otsB gene encoding trehalose-phosphatase, with product MSGGEQPAAGAGSGTDAGTGPAGLLPEPMPDWALFLDVDGCLIDIAPTPDAVVVTPGLPELLQRLHGRFDGAVALVSGRTLGELDRLFHPAVLPAAGQHGLERRDHPPVSLARGFIEVGQVLERFVADTPGTLIERKSCGYAVHYRARPSAGPAVDRVARALATVTDPPLTVVPGKMVVEVRMPGADKGTAIRGFMQDAPFRGRIPVFIGDDVTDEDGFAMVNAFGGHSIRVGPPPPPATPGAPATAARWMVPDAGLFRDWLHGLAL from the coding sequence ATGAGCGGCGGGGAACAGCCGGCCGCCGGGGCTGGCAGTGGCACCGATGCCGGCACCGGTCCGGCCGGGCTGCTGCCCGAGCCGATGCCGGACTGGGCATTGTTTCTGGATGTCGACGGCTGCCTGATCGACATCGCACCCACCCCCGATGCGGTTGTGGTGACACCGGGCCTGCCCGAGCTGCTTCAGCGGCTGCATGGCCGCTTCGATGGCGCGGTGGCCCTGGTCAGCGGCCGGACACTGGGCGAACTGGACCGGCTGTTCCATCCGGCCGTGCTGCCGGCGGCAGGCCAGCACGGGCTGGAGCGGCGCGACCACCCGCCGGTGTCGCTGGCCCGCGGATTCATCGAGGTGGGTCAGGTGCTGGAGCGGTTCGTGGCCGATACGCCCGGCACCTTGATCGAACGGAAGTCCTGTGGCTATGCCGTGCATTACCGCGCCCGGCCGTCGGCCGGGCCGGCGGTGGACCGGGTGGCGCGGGCGCTGGCGACCGTCACCGATCCGCCGCTGACGGTGGTGCCCGGCAAGATGGTGGTGGAGGTGCGGATGCCCGGCGCCGACAAGGGCACCGCGATCCGCGGCTTCATGCAGGATGCGCCGTTTCGCGGCCGGATTCCGGTGTTCATCGGCGATGACGTCACCGATGAGGACGGCTTCGCGATGGTCAATGCCTTCGGCGGCCACTCCATCCGCGTCGGGCCACCACCACCACCGGCAACCCCGGGGGCGCCCGCCACGGCGGCCCGCTGGATGGTCCCCGATGCCGGGCTGTTCCGCGACTGGCTGCACGGGCTGGCCCTCTGA